One window from the genome of Pirellulales bacterium encodes:
- a CDS encoding helix-turn-helix transcriptional regulator — protein MAKRKTTIKHAQIVEQFAARLRQVRSSRGMTQVELARQAHVAVSYVWKLESGAAAPGIDLLGRLAGALGTTAHDLLPLGGQPDSLATLRNRAKALFDDLLQSADEPTLTMLCPLLARLGESPTRRR, from the coding sequence ATGGCCAAGCGCAAGACCACCATCAAGCATGCCCAGATTGTCGAGCAATTCGCCGCCCGGCTGCGCCAAGTTCGCTCCTCTCGTGGGATGACGCAAGTCGAGCTGGCTCGCCAGGCGCATGTCGCCGTCAGCTACGTTTGGAAGCTCGAAAGTGGTGCCGCCGCCCCTGGCATCGATCTATTGGGCAGGCTTGCGGGGGCACTGGGAACGACGGCTCATGACCTGTTGCCCCTTGGCGGGCAGCCCGACTCGCTCGCAACTCTTCGCAACCGGGCGAAAGCACTCTTCGACGATCTACTGCAAAGCGCCGACGAGCCGACACTGACGATGCTCTGCCCGCTGCTGGCTCGTCTGGGCGAATCGCCCACTCGACGGCGCTGA
- a CDS encoding type II toxin-antitoxin system VapC family toxin: MPDRIYIETTIVSYLAARPSRDVVIAGHQQTTHEWWDTRRESYELCVSEVVLEEAALGDPQAAQDRLELLNDMTLLPIAPEALPLAEALVQAGALPEQAAHDALHIAVSAVNGIPYLLTWNCRHLANATMRPIIEPVCAAKGFKAPIICTPEELLGAKP, translated from the coding sequence ATGCCCGACCGCATCTATATCGAAACCACAATCGTGAGCTACCTGGCCGCACGGCCCAGCCGCGACGTGGTGATTGCCGGTCATCAGCAGACGACGCACGAATGGTGGGACACTCGGCGAGAAAGTTACGAACTGTGTGTCTCCGAAGTCGTGTTGGAGGAAGCGGCACTCGGCGACCCGCAGGCGGCTCAAGACCGGCTTGAGCTCCTGAACGACATGACGCTCCTGCCAATCGCGCCCGAAGCACTGCCGTTGGCTGAGGCGTTGGTTCAAGCAGGCGCCTTACCGGAACAGGCCGCCCACGATGCGCTGCATATTGCCGTCTCAGCCGTGAACGGAATACCATATCTGTTGACGTGGAACTGCCGGCACCTGGCGAATGCGACGATGCGGCCCATCATCGAACCGGTCTGCGCAGCAAAGGGGTTTAAGGCGCCGATTATCTGCACGCCCGAAGAACTCTTGGGAGCAAAGCCATGA